A window from Musa acuminata AAA Group cultivar baxijiao chromosome BXJ3-10, Cavendish_Baxijiao_AAA, whole genome shotgun sequence encodes these proteins:
- the LOC135651555 gene encoding FT-interacting protein 3-like, giving the protein MKLAVEVVRAHRLKPIGRHGTTNPFVEVEFDGQRRRTATKLNDLNPSWNETLVFDVSDPLDLPDRTVDVSVFHERLSSSVDHRRRRRSFLGRVCLLGSSVASSRLDAALQLCPLDKRSLFFNVRGEITLRLYAVPDAYEAQAADGHRPLSSASAPTIVLESIPSSSTILESIPSTISAGETLPPKSTISVGEMMPPKKKNHRSFTKEKERREFHSVGTPSATGKSQVSHTTGFLSNHERSHHRSPQSYYRANHDLAGPAVAASVQQAPPPKIEYAPPPKIEYGIVETQPPLAALMGYRLARNSDKIKSTYDLVEQMEFLFVRIVRARNLPAMDIVGSLDPYVVVKLGNFTNKTNHRERNRDPEWENAFAFSKGHIQAQRLEVVVKDKNFIKDDIVGDVAIELPEVPLRAPPDGPVAPQWYRLRKGNNRDDDAYRGEIMMAVWMGTQADEVYPDALHSDAHLLPLASIPHTRSKVYFSPRMSYLRVNVISAQDLKPSRPDPAIYIKVQLGAQLRWTLVSSDRSPNPTWKNEELMLVACEPFDEPLVLMVQDRLLPNKDETMAKLEIRKGAIRTHADHHKPFAPQWFNLDNPNGSSGSGNGSGYGKLQLRVYYDNNYHVIDESAHFCSDFQPSAKPLRKPNIGLLELGILNARDLAPLRSNNGAGRRVDAYCVAKYGPKWVRTRTILGTAEPRWNEQYSWDVHDPCTVLTVAVFNNGHVDGNNDAAKDDPLGKIRIRLSTLAIDSVYTHFYPLLAVHPSGLKKTGELHLGLRFTCTSWLNMLFLYVKPLYPKMHYKQPIPFKQMQYLRYQAKQTVAAKLARAEPPLGRDVVAYILDDASNTFSLRKGKTNWHRIRMLFSDVQAYLQWFDAVRSWTRPAVTTLVLLLFCVVAWTPSLILPSVFLHLFIVGAWNSRRRPRHPPHLDTNLSFAESAVPDELDEELDSYPSTRTNEMVMSRYDRLRMVASRVQSVVADLANHAERIQALLSWRDPRATAIFVVFAIIMAAVFYFLPFQLVVMLLGLYFMRHPKFRSKRPSTAYNFFRRLPSNADTFL; this is encoded by the coding sequence ATGAAGTTGGCGGTGGAGGTCGTTCGAGCCCACCGCCTGAAGCCCATAGGCAGGCATGGCACGACGAACCCCTTCGTCGAAGTGGAGTTCGATGGACAGAGACGCCGCACCGCGACCAAACTCAACGACCTCAACCCCTCGTGGAACGAGACCCTCGTCTTCGACGTCTCCGACCCTCTTGATCTCCCCGACCGCACCGTCGACGTCTCCGTCTTCCACGAGCGCTTATCCTCTTCCGTGGACCACCGCCGTCGCCGTCGCAGCTTCCTCGGCCGCGTTTGCCTCCTTGGATCCTCCGTGGCGTCCTCGCGCCTCGACGCCGCCCTCCAGCTCTGCCCCCTCGACAAACGCAGCCTCTTCTTCAACGTCCGTGGCGAAATAACCCTCCGCCTCTACGCCGTCCCTGATGCCTACGAAGCCCAAGCTGCCGACGGCCACCGTCCCCTCTCCTCCGCCTCTGCACCTACTATTGTTCTGGAATCCATTCCATCATCATCCACTATCCTCGAGTCCATTCCTTCCACCATATCCGCCGGCGAAACGCTGCCGCCCAAGTCCACCATATCCGTCGGCGAGATGATGCCGCCTAAGAAGAAGAACCATCGTTCGTTTACCAAGGAAAAGGAGCGGAGAGAGTTCCACTCTGTCGGGACCCCATCCGCGACAGGAAAGAGTCAAGTTAGCCATACAACAGGGTTCCTCTCGAACCACGAAAGGAGCCACCATCGCTCGCCGCAGTCTTATTACCGGGCGAACCATGACCTGGCGGGGCCAGCGGTGGCGGCATCAGTGCAGCAAGCTCCTCCGCCCAAAATTGAGTACGCTCCTCCGCCGAAAATTGAGTACGGGATCGTCGAGACCCAGCCGCCACTCGCGGCCCTCATGGGCTACCGGCTCGCCAGAAACAGCGACAAGATCAAAAGCACCTACGACCTCGTGGAGCAGATGGAGTTCCTCTTCGTCCGCATCGTCAGGGCCCGCAACCTCCCTGCCATGGACATCGTCGGCAGCCTCGATCCTTACGTCGTGGTGAAGCTTGGCAACTTCACCAACAAGACCAATCACCGGGAGCGAAACCGGGACCCGGAGTGGGAAAACGCCTTCGCCTTCTCCAAGGGCCACATCCAGGCGCAGCGCCTGGAGGTGGTGGTGAAAGACAAGAACTTCATCAAAGACGACATCGTGGGCGACGTCGCCATCGAGCTCCCCGAGGTCCCCTTGCGCGCTCCGCCGGATGGCCCCGTCGCCCCTCAGTGGTACAGGCTGCGGAAGGGGAACAACCGCGACGATGACGCCTACCGGGGGGAGATCATGATGGCCGTGTGGATGGGCACGCAGGCGGACGAGGTGTACCCGGACGCGTTGCACTCCGACGCTCACCTTCTTCCCCTGGCGAGCATCCCCCACACCCGCTCCAAGGTCTACTTCAGCCCCCGCATGAGCTACCTCCGGGTCAACGTCATCTCGGCCCAGGACCTTAAGCCGTCCCGCCCCGACCCGGCGATCTACATCAAGGTCCAGCTCGGTGCCCAGCTGCGGTGGACTCTCGTCTCCTCGGACCGCTCCCCGAACCCGACATGGAAGAACGAGGAGCTCATGCTCGTTGCCTGCGAGCCTTTCGACGAGCCGCTCGTGCTCATGGTCCAGGACCGTCTCCTGCCGAACAAGGACGAGACCATGGCCAAGCTGGAGATCCGCAAGGGAGCCATCCGCACCCACGCCGACCACCACAAGCCCTTTGCCCCTCAGTGGTTCAACCTCGACAACCCAAAtggaagcagcggcagcggcaacggCAGCGGCTACGGCAAGCTCCAGCTTCGGGTCTACTACGACAACAACTACCATGTGATCGACGAGTCCGCGCACTTCTGCAGCGACTTCCAGCCCTCCGCCAAGCCGCTCCGGAAGCCCAACATCGGATTACTCGAGCTCGGGATACTGAACGCCCGGGATCTTGCACCACTGAGGAGCAACAACGGCGCGGGCAGGAGAGTCGACGCGTACTGTGTCGCGAAGTACGGCCCCAAGTGGGTGCGCACACGGACGATCCTCGGCACGGCGGAACCCCGGTGGAACGAGCAGTACTCATGGGACGTCCACGACCCCTGCACGGTCCTCACCGTAGCCGTCTTCAACAACGGCCACGTCGATGGCAACAACGACGCCGCCAAAGACGATCCCCTCGGAAAGATCCGAATCCGGCTCTCGACGCTGGCGATTGACAGTGTCTACACTCACTTCTATCCTTTGCTAGCGGTGCATCCTTCCGGGTTGAAGAAGACCGGCGAGCTGCATCTGGGCCTCCGATTCACATGCACGTCGTGGCTGAACATGTTGTTCTTGTACGTCAAGCCTCTGTATCCCAAGATGCACTACAAGCAGCCCATCCCGTTCAAGCAGATGCAGTACCTCCGCTACCAGGCGAAGCAGACAGTGGCAGCGAAGCTGGCCCGGGCTGAGCCGCCGCTGGGGAGAGATGTGGTCGCATATATCCTCGACGATGCTTCCAACACGTTCAGCCTGAGGAAGGGCAAGACCAATTGGCATCGGATCAGGATGCTGTTCTCCGACGTCCAGGCCTACCTGCAATGGTTCGACGCTGTCCGGAGTTGGACCAGGCCGGCGGTGACCACTCTCGTCCTCCTGCTCTTCTGCGTCGTAGCCTGGACGCCGTCCCTGATCCTTCCCTCCGTATTCCTCCACCTGTTCATCGTGGGCGCCTGGAATTCCCGGCGTCGCCCGCGCCACCCGCCGCACTTGGACACGAATCTGTCGTTCGCCGAGTCGGCCGTCCCAGACGAGCTCGACGAGGAGCTAGATAGTTACCCGTCGACGAGGACGAACGAGATGGTCATGAGCAGGTACGACCGGCTGAGGATGGTCGCCAGTAGGGTGCAGTCGGTGGTGGCAGATCTGGCCAACCACGCGGAGAGGATACAGGCCTTGCTGAGCTGGAGGGATCCCCGGGCGACGGCCATCTTCGTAGTATTTGCCATCATAATGGCTGCAGTCTTCTATTTCCTGCCGTTCCAGTTGGTGGTGATGCTCCTGGGGCTGTACTTCATGCGCCACCCCAAGTTCCGGAGCAAGAGGCCCTCGACGGCCTATAACTTCTTCCGGAGGCTGCCGAGCAACGCCGATACATTTCTGTAA
- the LOC135650801 gene encoding myb-related protein 308-like, translating to MLFALSSQSVVHREPRCTGVGNMGRSPCCEKAHTNKGAWTKEEDEKLVSYIKAHGEGCWRSLPKAAGLLRCGKSCRLRWINYLRPDLKRGNFTEEEDEHIIKLHGVLGNKWSLIAGRLPGRTDNEIKNYWNTHIKRKLLGRGIDPQTHRPIPQQPETAMVQDMAAAVQAPAEYSSSDEANCGGASQDDVRYIDLNLDLSISLPQHSPKRAQPSQALSSAATSSYSPATICLCRHLGFQGSEACSCRNTAHPNVLRVIRPLEEAQN from the exons ATGCTCTTTGCTCTCTCATCGCAAAGTGTAGTCCACAGAGAACCCCGCTGCACAGGTGTTGGGAATATGGGCAGGTCTCCGTGCTGTGAGAAGGCTC ACACCAACAAGGGAGCATGGACCAAGGAGGAAGACGAAAAGCTCGTCTCCTACATCAAAGCCCATGGTGAAGGTTGCTGGAGATCACTCCCCAAAGCTGCAG GTTTGCTTCGATGCGGAAAGAGCTGCAGACTCAGGTGGATAAACTACCTCCGGCCCGACCTCAAGCGAGGCAACTTcacggaggaggaagacgagCACATCATCAAGCTACATGGCGTGCTCGGGAACAA ATGGTCCCTCATCGCCGGTCGGCTACCGGGAaggaccgacaacgagatcaagaactactggaacacgcaCATCAAGCGGAAGCTCCTCGGCCGAGGCATCGATCCCCAGACTCATCGCCCGATCCCGCAACAACCGGAAACCGCCATGGTGCAGGACATGGCGGCTGCCGTACAAGCCCCGGCCGAGtactcctcctccgacgaggcaaACTGCGGCGGCGCCAGCCAAGACGACGTCCGCTACATCGACCTCAACCTCGACCTCTCCATAAGCCTCCCTCAGCACTCCCCAAAACGTGCCCAGCCTTCACAGGCTCTCTCATCAGCTGCGACCAGCAGTTACTCTCCAGCCACCATCTGTTTGTGTCGCCATCTTGGTTTCCAAGGTAGTGAAGCTTGCAGCTGCCGTAACACCGCACACCCTAATGTACTAAGAGTTATCAGACCATTAGAAGAAGCTCAAAACTAG
- the LOC135651556 gene encoding nifU-like protein 2, chloroplastic → MMQPLVVPNPSPCTEAASSSAVAAFLPFRPLCSKESAFRGTRIPIATRGFRSQRASSFRWITRSRRPPVVKSIATQDPLVDLPLTAENVESVLDEVRPYLIADGGNVALHEIDGNIVRLKLQGACGSCPSSVMTMKMGIEHRLMEKIPEIVAVEPITDQETGLQLNEENIEKVLDEIRPYLAGTGGGELELVKIEEPIVKVRLTGQAAGIMTVRVAVTQKLREKIPAIAAVQLLS, encoded by the exons ATGATGCAACCCTTGGTGGTGCCGAATCCCTCTCCTTGTACCGAAGCCGCCTCCTCTTCTGCTGTCGCGGCCTTCTTACCCTTCCGTCCGCTCTGTTCTAAG GAATCGGCCTTTCGGGGAACCAGAATTCCGATCGCGACGCGTGGGTTTCGGTCGCAGAGGGCTTCCTCTTTTCGTTGGATTACCAGATCTAGGAGGCCACCTG TGGTTAAATCAATTGCTACTCAAGACCCATTGGTTGATTTGCCCCTAACTGCTGAAAATGTCGAGTCAGTATTGGATGAAGTGCGTCCATATCTTATCGCTGATGGAGGAAATGTTGCACTTCATGAGATAGATGGAAATATTGTAAGACTAAAACTGCAAGGAGCGTGTGGGTCTTGTCCAAGTTCTGTAATGACGATGAAGATGGGCATCGAGCATCGGTTAATGGAAAAAATTCCAGAAATAGTTGCAGTGGAACCAATCACCGACCAAGAGACAGGGCTTCAACTGAATGAAGAAAACATAGAGAAG GTACTCGACGAGATAAGGCCATACCTTGCTGGAACCGGTGGCGGTGAGCTTGAGCTAGTCAAAATTGAGGAGCCTATCGTGAAGGTTCGACTAACAGGCCAAGCTGCCGGCATCATGACAGTTCGAGTGGCAGTAACACAGAAGCTGCGAGAAAAGATACCTGCCATTGCGGCTGTTCAGCTTTTATCGTAG